A DNA window from Argopecten irradians isolate NY chromosome 10, Ai_NY, whole genome shotgun sequence contains the following coding sequences:
- the LOC138333312 gene encoding fructose-1,6-bisphosphatase 1-like isoform X1, producing MSGEAPIDTEPVTLTRYVLAEQKKHPQATGDFSQLINFLQTAVKAVSSAVRKAGIHKLYGISGATNVTGDEVKKLDVLSNDLFINMLKSSFLTCLLVSEENDKAIIVETEKQGKYIVAFDPLDGSSNIDCLVSIGSIFSIYRKPNKSNADDSPVTEADALQPGNQLVAAGYALYGSATMIVLSIGNDCVNGFMLDPAIGEFILTNPNITIKPRGKIFSINEGYAKFWDKATAEYVKRKKFPETGKPYGARYIGSMVADVHRTLVYGGIFMYPATSEAPKGKLRLLYESNPMAFIIEQAGGMAITGTERILDIQPTSIHVRCPVFMGSKEDVQEVADLYKQFS from the exons ATGAGTGGAGAGGCTCCAATAGATACAGAACCGGTCACATTGACACGATATGTGCTAGCGGAACAGAAGAAACACCCTCAGGCTACCGGAGACTTCTCTCAGCTGATCAACTTTCTACAGACGGCCGTGAAAGCTGTGTCATCAGCCGTGAGGAAAGCCGGTATCCACAAACT ATATGGAATCTCAGGAGCAACCAATGTCACAGGAGATGAGGTTAAAAAGCTGGATGTGTTGTCAAACGACTTATTTATCAACATGCTTAAATCCTCATTCCTCACATGTCTGTTGGTATCAGAGGAGAATGACAAAGCTATCATTGTGGAAACAGAAAAACAG GGAAAGTATATTGTAGCCTTCGACCCCTTAGATGGCTCCTCTAACATCGACTGTTTAGTGTCCATTGGATCAATCTTCTCCATTTACAGAAAG CCTAATAAATCTAAT GCGGATGATTCTCCTGTAACAGAAGCCGATGCCTTACAACCAGGAAACCAACTCGTTGCCGCGGGATACGCTCTGTACGGTAGCGCCACCATGATCGTTCTCTCCATAGGAAATGACTGTGTCAATGGATTTATGTTGGATCCA GCCATAGGAGAGTTCATTCTGACCAACCCTAACATCACAATCAAGCCAAGAGGGAAGATCTTCTCCATCAATGAAGGCTATGCCAAGTTTTGGGACAAGGCTACAGCTGAGTATGTCAAGAGGAAGAAGTTTCCAGAG ACTGGTAAACCTTACGGAGCCCGTTATATTGGATCTATGGTAGCCGATGTTCACAGAACACTAGTGTATGGTGGGATATTTATGTACCCAGCAACCTCTGAGGCTCCTAAGGGGAAG CTGCGTTTACTGTATGAGAGTAACCCCATGGCCTTTATCATAGAACAGGCCGGTGGAATGGCCATTACTGGAACCGAGAGGATACTGGACATCCAACCGACCTCGATTCACGTGAGATGTCCGGTATTCATGGGATCTAAGGAAGATGTCCAGGAAGTAGCTGATCTCTATAAACAATTCTCCTAA
- the LOC138333312 gene encoding fructose-1,6-bisphosphatase 1-like isoform X2: MSGEAPIDTEPVTLTRYVLAEQKKHPQATGDFSQLINFLQTAVKAVSSAVRKAGIHKLYGISGATNVTGDEVKKLDVLSNDLFINMLKSSFLTCLLVSEENDKAIIVETEKQGKYIVAFDPLDGSSNIDCLVSIGSIFSIYRKADDSPVTEADALQPGNQLVAAGYALYGSATMIVLSIGNDCVNGFMLDPAIGEFILTNPNITIKPRGKIFSINEGYAKFWDKATAEYVKRKKFPETGKPYGARYIGSMVADVHRTLVYGGIFMYPATSEAPKGKLRLLYESNPMAFIIEQAGGMAITGTERILDIQPTSIHVRCPVFMGSKEDVQEVADLYKQFS; this comes from the exons ATGAGTGGAGAGGCTCCAATAGATACAGAACCGGTCACATTGACACGATATGTGCTAGCGGAACAGAAGAAACACCCTCAGGCTACCGGAGACTTCTCTCAGCTGATCAACTTTCTACAGACGGCCGTGAAAGCTGTGTCATCAGCCGTGAGGAAAGCCGGTATCCACAAACT ATATGGAATCTCAGGAGCAACCAATGTCACAGGAGATGAGGTTAAAAAGCTGGATGTGTTGTCAAACGACTTATTTATCAACATGCTTAAATCCTCATTCCTCACATGTCTGTTGGTATCAGAGGAGAATGACAAAGCTATCATTGTGGAAACAGAAAAACAG GGAAAGTATATTGTAGCCTTCGACCCCTTAGATGGCTCCTCTAACATCGACTGTTTAGTGTCCATTGGATCAATCTTCTCCATTTACAGAAAG GCGGATGATTCTCCTGTAACAGAAGCCGATGCCTTACAACCAGGAAACCAACTCGTTGCCGCGGGATACGCTCTGTACGGTAGCGCCACCATGATCGTTCTCTCCATAGGAAATGACTGTGTCAATGGATTTATGTTGGATCCA GCCATAGGAGAGTTCATTCTGACCAACCCTAACATCACAATCAAGCCAAGAGGGAAGATCTTCTCCATCAATGAAGGCTATGCCAAGTTTTGGGACAAGGCTACAGCTGAGTATGTCAAGAGGAAGAAGTTTCCAGAG ACTGGTAAACCTTACGGAGCCCGTTATATTGGATCTATGGTAGCCGATGTTCACAGAACACTAGTGTATGGTGGGATATTTATGTACCCAGCAACCTCTGAGGCTCCTAAGGGGAAG CTGCGTTTACTGTATGAGAGTAACCCCATGGCCTTTATCATAGAACAGGCCGGTGGAATGGCCATTACTGGAACCGAGAGGATACTGGACATCCAACCGACCTCGATTCACGTGAGATGTCCGGTATTCATGGGATCTAAGGAAGATGTCCAGGAAGTAGCTGATCTCTATAAACAATTCTCCTAA